The DNA window AGTGATAAAAGAAAAGCTGATTACGGAAGTACAGATAATTATGTTATGATTGAAGATGTTTACACGATAGACTAAAATTTACTAATTATGAAAAAACTAATATTATTTATTTAATGGCTTACAGTTTTTAATAGCCTGCATGCTGCAGACGATGAAGTGTATGTGGCTAAATACAAGAATGATAAAGCTTGTGCCATAAGTTACACTTTTGATGATGGATTAAAGGAACATTATACGCTTGCTGCTCCTGGTCTGGAAAATCTGGGCTTTAGAGGAACTTTCTGGGTAAATGGTTTAAGTGTTGAAACAAATAGCGATGCAAATAAACCTCGTGTTTCCTGGGAAGAATTAAAGGATATGAATAAAAGGGGGCATGAAATATCTAATCACGGATGGTCTCACAAAAATCTGACAAAAATAACTTTAGAGGAAGTTGTTACTGAAATTGGAAAGAACGATAGTATTATTATTGCAAATATAGGTGTTGCGCCTCGTACATTTTGTTATCCTTATAATGCCCGAAATGAAGAAGTATTAAAGATAGCTTCTAAAAATAGAGTTGATACCCGTACCAAACAGATCGCTGTTGGCGGACATTCCACTCCCGAAAAACTAGATCAATGGGTAAACGAATTGTTGAATACCGGCGAATGGGGTGTTGGCATGACACATGGCATTACTTATGGTTATGATGCATTTAATGATTCAACTGTTCTGTGGAATCATCTTAGAAAAGTAAAATCTATGGAAGATAGAATCTGGGTAGGAACTTTCCTTGAAGTTGCTTCATACATCAAAGAGAGAGACAAAATTAAAATAAAGGTCTCAGCAGAGGGGAAGAAACAACTAAAAATTACCCCAGAATTGCAAATGGACAAGAATTTATTTGCAGAACCGCTGACTTTGGTTGTAAAAAGAGCGGGGATAAAGAGTGTTGAGGTGAAGCAAGGTAAGAAAAAGCTTTCAACCCGAATATTTCCTGATAAAGTGATGTTTGACTTTAATCCATATTCAGGACCAATACAAGTGAAATTTTAAAATAACCGAAGTTAAGATTATAATTGCTATACCTCCTTTATCAAAAGTCTACTTGATAGGGGAGGTTTTTTTTATGATATTATTGTTTGCTATATAAAAGTATTTGGAAGCAATTGGAGTATGTGCAAAAAAAAAAGAGTCACGCCTGACTCCAACCTTTGTTAACCTTAAATCTAATACTATGAAAAACACATTGCAAATGTACGGCTTTTCAGGTAATCTCCAAATAATTCTGCTTTAAAAGTATGCTTAATAACATGATTTAAGATTTTGGCGGGTAAATGTTTAATAGTGCAAACATGTATAATATACATTTAAATATTGCATAACCTTTTTATAAGTCCTTTCATTTTGGGTAACAAAAATACTATCTTTGTTTCATAAGTTTTTCTGATACATTAATTTAAATAATATGGGTATGAGTAAATTGAAAGTATTAAATGTTGTTTTAGCAGTAGTATTATTAATATTAATCATTCTAACATTTTTTTGTATGAAGCAGGGTGGAAAAGCTGAAGCAAATGCCTCTGGTAGTGGAAAGTCGGCAATTGAAATTATTCATAAGCGAACCAGTGTAAGAGACTATACCGAGAGAAAAGTAACAAGAGATCAGTTGGAAACTCTTGTTCGTGCCGGTATGGCAGCTCCAACAGCTATGAATAAACAACCATGGTTGTTTGTTGCAATAGACGATAAGGAGATTCTTAATTCTTTGGGAGCGGTGTTGCCTTTCGGTAAAATGCTGTTGAAATCTACTGCTGCTATTGTTGTTTGCGGAGATATGAATAAAGTATTAGATGGTCATGGCAAAGAGATGTGGATACAAGATTGTTCTGCTGCGTCTGAAAATATTCTTTTAGCTGCAACAGATTTAGGTCTTGGTGCTGTTTGGACGGGAGTTTACCCTGCTGAAGATAGAGTTTCTACGGTAAAAAAGGTGCTAAATTTACCTGCAAATCTTATCCCTTTAAATGTTATTCCTGTTGGTTATCCTGCCGGAGATACAACTCCTAAAGATAAATGGAAACCTGAAAATTTGCATTGGAATAAATGGTAATTAATTACTCTGAAGGAGTTTTTGGAGTATATGCAAAAAAAAAGGAGTCACGCCTGACTCCAACCTTTGTTAACCTTAAATCTAATACTATGAAAAACACATTGCAAAGGTACGGCTTTTGAGGTAATCTCCAAATAATTCTGTTCTAAAAGTATGCTTAATAACATGATTTAATATTTCGGTATTCTAAATGTTTAATTATGTGAAATTTTAAAGCTATTACGGATTATAATATTATGCTGTACAAAACAATTAATTCTTCTGTACAAAAGAATTAATTGTTTTGTACAGAAGATTGTATTCTTTTGTACAAGGATTTAATAATGTATAACCGGTGGTTTAAATAAAGAATAGGGAAATTAGCAGATTATATCTATCTTTGTACAAAAGTAACCGCTTTTATTAGTCAGTATTTACATCAAAAAACAAAATTTAGAATGTCATTTGAAGCAACCAAAAGAGAGTGGAGCGAACTCTATACCTTTTTTCGCCTACTTAGTGATGGGCAGGTTTATGCCGGTTCACCACAAGTGAAAAAGAGAGAGGACGCGTGTCTTCCTATTGCATTAATTCAACGCGAGGAACATGATGGTACTCGGAAATACTTTATTGAAAATGAAGAAATTCACATCGTTGGAGAAAAAATAGATAAGGTAATTCCTCGTGAAACGTTTGGAGATGTTGCTAATGCTATATTAGCCGGAATGAAAGCTTCTTCTGAAGATCTTGTTACATCACCCGAAGGAGTTGAGGGGTTTCTTGATGAAGTCTCCATTTTTGATTTAGAGGCTCGTACAGACGACCGTACAGATTTCTATCTCGCCTTCTATCATGTTGATTCTCCGTTGGTTGGTTTCAATGTTCGTTCACGAATGAGTGCTATGAATCCAATATTGGATGGAGGACGGACGGCCAATTTGAAATTTGAGCAAACAGGAATTAAGTTTGCTAATCCGATGATTAATAACGTGAATGCATTGGAAACTCCAGATGTTGTAGTGGATAGAATGTTGCTTATTGAGCGTTTGGGTGGTGTTTTAAAATATGCAGACGTGGCCGATAAGGTGTTTCGCTATAATCTTCTGATGATTGATCTTCATTTCCCGAGAATGATTGCCGAAATGCTTCGCATTATGCAAATCGAGGGTATTACAAAGGTTTCTGAATTGGTTGATTGCATCAAGGAAATCAATCCTTTGAAAATAAAAGAGGATTTAATTGTAAAAAATGGCTTTTATGAATATAAAATGAAGCAATTCCTTATGGCTTTGGCTTTAGGCATGCGCCCGGCTAAGATTTATACCGGGGAAGATTCTGCTGTATCCGGAATTTTACTTGTTACCGGAAGCGGAGAAGTGCTTTGTTATCAAAAGTCGGATAAAAAGGTCTTTGAAGATTTTCTGTATCTTAATACCCGTTTGGAAAAAGGATCGACAGAAAAAGATAAATATGGTTTTATGGAAAAAGAAAATGGCCTTGTTTACTTTAAACTAAATCTGAAGATTGGATTAACAAAACGATAAACTGATTTTATTATCTATCTAACTTGTATTAGGTAGTCTTAGCATAAAAATGCTGCCTTTTAATTATTTTTCTGGTGGGAAATTAATTAAAGGCAGCATTTCTTTATTTTATTCTAATTTGAGATAGGATTGCTTATAGAATGAATTTTAAAATCTTTCCGCTCATGCCATCTACAAACGTTTCTGTAGGCTGGTAGGGGAGAAGACTTAGTTTTTCTTCTTTTCCTGAAAGTAATTCATTGGCAATATATGTGTCTTTTTGAGGAATCTGCAGGAAATCAAAAGCGTGACTTGGAATATTGACTGAAACCTTAGAAGCTTTCTTGTCGAAATTAGCTATAATCAACAAAAGTTCATTATCCTGTTTCCTGAAAAAAACATATTGTTTGTGTACGTTGAAGTCTGGTTTTCCAAAGTTTACGTACATAAGATCAAAAAACTGTCCTTGGTAAATAGCCTTTTCCTGGTTACATAGATTTAATAACTTGCTATAGAACGCTTGTAGTTGTTTCTGCTTGTTAGTCAGAAGCTCGCCGTCAAACTTATCATTGTTTCTCCAGTTTCTTATAGTCTCAATACTCCAGTAATCAAAAATAGTGGTTCTTCCATCTTTTCCGCTAAAACCTTCTTCGTCCATTCCGTGTTCACCCAATTCTTGTCCGAAGTAGATCATTACAGGATTGGTATTCATACATGCAGCAACAATCATGGCCGGAATTCCTTTAAAGCCATCTCCTGCCAGGAAACTGGAGGCCAGTCGTTGTTCATCATGGTTTTCCATGAAATTAAGCATCTGCTTTTCAATACCTCCTAGGTTTTGCCAGCAACGGGTAATATCAGATGCCGATTTGTAACCACAAGTTACATCACGAACTGTTTCGTAAAGACCTACTTTGTCGTATAAATAGTTAAATCCTCCATTAAAAAGGTAGTTATGATACTCCCATGGATTATATACTTCCGCAATAAAGATAATTGAAGGATATTTGTATCTGACTTGTGCAATAGCCCATTTCCAAAATTCTACCGGTACCATCTCTGCCATGTCGCAACGAAATCCATCAATTCCTTTGGATGACCAGAACATAAGAATATCCAGCATTTTTATCCAGGTATCGGGCACGGGATAAAAATGCTTGGTTCCTCCGTTGGCATAGTCAATACCATAATTTAATTTTATGGTTTCGTACCAGTCGTTAATGCCTGGGTATGCATCAAACTTATCATTCCCGGTTGCTTTAGCCGGAAATTCATAATAGGCTTTCGGAGCACCATCTTTCAGGTCGAACTGTCCGCTGAATACAGTTTGAGGTATATAATAAAAATTATTATATGGACTAAAGGCATTCTCCGTGTTATCTTTTTCTCCTAAATTCTGTACATGCTTAGGCATTGCATCAGAGTGATATTGTCTGGCTACATGATTAGGAACAAAATCAATAATAAACTTCAGATTAGCCTGATGAGTACGTTTAACCAATGCTTCAAATTCTTTTATGCGGTTAGACACATCATCTGCCAAATCGGGATCTACATCATAATAATCCTTAATAGCATAAGGAGAGCCCGCTTTACCCTTTACAACCGCCGGATGGTCGGGGTGAATATTGAATTTGCTATAATCGGTTTTAGTAGCATGTTCAATGATTCCTGTATACCAGATATGGGTTATTCCCAACTTCTTTATTTCGCTTAATGCTTTATCTGTAAAATCAGAGAATTTTCCACATCCATTTTCTTCAATGGATCCGTTTTTAATGCAATGATCGTTATTGTTGCCGAATAAGCGTGAGAATATCTGATAAATTATTATTTTATTTCTTTTGTTTTCCATATTGTTCCTTTTTCTTGAATGAACTTATTCAGGACTTCATTTCCTACAGCATATCCCTGTTTGAATATCTCATCCGCTTTTTCTAATTCGCGGTTGCTATATCCTTTCAGACCGTAAGGTTCAATCAATAAATCGCTGTTTTCTCTATCAGGAAAAGTATTTGCCCTAAACATAAAGTGGTATGACCGCAGGGCTATATTTACAATGTTCATTTTATATTTCCCTGCAATCAGAGGGCTCACATTGATTGCGATAACCTTTTCACACTCTTTGCGAATAGTAGAAACCGGTAGATTTTTTAAAACTCCTCCGTCTACATAATTTATTCCATCGATATTGACGGGTGCAAACATAACAGGCATGCAACAAGATGCCGCAACCAATTCGGCAATATTTCCTTTGCGGAATTGCACACTTTTGCCATGGTCTAAATCTGTAGCTGTAATGACAATGGGTATTTCCATGTCTTCCAGCCTTTTATGTTTTAGATTTGTATTTAGAAAATCTTTGAAATCATCTAATTTGAAGAATCCGTTGATGGTTAAGGCCCAGCTGGTTAAATCCATAAATTTGTAACCATTAAATTTTTCAACGGCTTGGTAAGGTTCGTATCCATCAGCGTAGAAGACTCCGGCCAGTGACCCTGCACTAACACCTGAAATAATATCAGGCTTTATATCGTGTTCAAGTAAAGCTTGCATAACTCCCAAATGAGCAAACCCTTTTATAAATCCACCACTGAGGGCATAACCTATCCTGTGCGGCTTATTAGTCTGGAAATTATTATATTCTGCCATCTATTTGTCTTGCTAAATAAGTTGCTACGAAATTACTAAATAATTTGATTGCTATATACGAAAAGAGGCCGGATTTTTTCAAGTCCGGCCTCTTTCTTATAATTTAAAATTGTTATGCTAATCCGTGAGCATTAACAGTTGGTTCAATCTTCTTGATTAATCCTTGAAGAACAGCTCCTGGTCCGCATTCAGTGAAATCGGTTGCACCGTCTGCTACCATGTTCTTCACAGTTTGTGTCCAACGTACCGGAGCGGTAAGTTGTGCAATCAGATTTTCTTTAATCTGTGCAGGATCTGTCTGTGGAAGAGCATTTACATTTTGGTAAACCGGACAAGTAGGAGTGTGGAAATCTGTACTGTTGATAGCAGCTGCAAGTTCAACTTTAGCAGGATTCATCAGAGGAGAGTGGAATGCACCACCAACCTTTAATGGAAGAGCACGTTTAGCTCCGGCTGCTTTCATTAATTCGCAAGCTTTTTCAATACCAGCAATTGAACCTGAAATTACAATTTGTCCAGGGCAATTATAGTTTGCCGCAACACATACTTCGCCTTCAATTGAAGCACAAATTTCTTCTACCTTTTCATCTGCCAATGCAATGATAGCAGCCATTGTTGACGGAGCAGCTTCGCAAGCTTTTTGCATAGCCATGGCACGTGCGTAAACTAGTTTAACACCATCTTCGAAAGAAAGAGCGCCAGCTACAACTAGTGCAGAAAATTCTCCAAGTGAATGACCGGCTGTCATTTCAGGTTTTGTATCATCGTTTTTGCATAATGCAGAGATGACAGAATGAAGGAAAACTGCCGGTTGAGTAACTTTTGTCTGACGAAGATCTTCATCAGTTCCTTCAAACATAATATCCGTAATGCGATATCCCAGGATATCATTCGCTTTTTCAAAAAGTTCTTTAGCTAATGCTGAGCTTTCATATAGGTCTTTTCCCATGCCCACAAATTGTGCACCCTGACCTGGAAATACAAATGCTTTCATACTATTTTTGTTTTATGTTTATGAATAACGGCCGCAAAGGTAATGATAATTTTGGTTATAAATGAAACTATTCTCTTATTTTCATTCTGATTGTGAGTGAATAAGTTACTTTACCCCGAATGGTATTTCTTGAAATATTGTTTGTCTCTATATGACAATAGATTTGCCTTTATTTTATTAAAGTGAGTAAAGATGAAGAATGTAGCTCAGATTTAGTAGCAGATGTGGAGATCATTTGGAAAAAAAGTTTTTTATTTTGTTCTTGATTTATCGAAGAGGGGCTTTTACTTGATGATGTAAATTAAAAAAGGTAGATAAAATCTATGCTTTATCTACCTTTAGTATATTTTTTAGTTGAAATTATGCTTTTGGAAGAGCTTCTTTAACAACCATTTGACGGCCTTCGAATTCAGCACCGTTTAATTCTTTAATAACGTTTTCAGCTTCAGCTTGATCAGGCATTTCTGCGAAAGCAAAACCTTTAGATCTGCGAGTTTCGCGGTCAATGATCAATTTAACTGAGTTTACTGTTCCATACTCTTCTAATACTTGACTAAGATCTGATTCTTTAACCTTGTAGTTTAGGTTACCAATGTAAATATTCATACGAATAAAAATTAAAATAAATAAATTAAAAATTAAAACAATGTAAGTTTTGAAAGATCCGTTTCGTCATTTAAAAATACCCGTAGATAAACGTGATAATTAATAATAGAAGAATGAGAACAATGCAAACTATCTCTTGTTTGTGGGTACAAAGGAAAGAATTTATTTTTAATATCAAACTATAAATGTAGTTTTTTTTTCAAACAAGTTTTATTTTATGTTATTTTAACAATGGCAAACTAAAGTGGAAATTGTTTAATTACAAAAAATATAAATTCAAGAGATTGAGTAACTACTCCTTTGTTAATTTAAAAAAGGTAGATAAAGCATTATGCAATATCTACCTTTAGTATATTAATGTTGCTATTATGCTCTTGGAAGAGCTTCTTTAACAACCATTTGACGGCCTTCGTATTCAGCGCCGTTTAATTCCTTAATAACGTTTTCAGCTTCAGCCTGGTTTTCCATTTCAGCAAAAGCAAAACCTTTAGATCTGCGAGTGTCGCGGTCGATGATTAGCTTAACTGAATTTACTGTTCCATACTCTTCTAGGACTTGATTAAGATCTGATTCTTTAACCTTGTAGCTAAGGTTACCAATGTAAATATTCATACGAATAAAAATTAAAATAAATAAATTAAAAATTGAAACGATGTAAGTTTTAAAAGATCTGTTTCGTCATTAGAATGTGCCTGATAAAATCAGGTAAATTTAATAGAAGATTGAGAACGATGTAAACTCTTTATTGTTTATGGATGCAAAGTAACGCATTTATTTTTGATTACGAACTATAAATGTGTTTTATTTTTCGAATTAAGGTGTTTTTATATTTTATTC is part of the uncultured Bacteroides sp. genome and encodes:
- a CDS encoding polysaccharide deacetylase family protein; amino-acid sequence: MAKYKNDKACAISYTFDDGLKEHYTLAAPGLENLGFRGTFWVNGLSVETNSDANKPRVSWEELKDMNKRGHEISNHGWSHKNLTKITLEEVVTEIGKNDSIIIANIGVAPRTFCYPYNARNEEVLKIASKNRVDTRTKQIAVGGHSTPEKLDQWVNELLNTGEWGVGMTHGITYGYDAFNDSTVLWNHLRKVKSMEDRIWVGTFLEVASYIKERDKIKIKVSAEGKKQLKITPELQMDKNLFAEPLTLVVKRAGIKSVEVKQGKKKLSTRIFPDKVMFDFNPYSGPIQVKF
- a CDS encoding nitroreductase family protein produces the protein MSKLKVLNVVLAVVLLILIILTFFCMKQGGKAEANASGSGKSAIEIIHKRTSVRDYTERKVTRDQLETLVRAGMAAPTAMNKQPWLFVAIDDKEILNSLGAVLPFGKMLLKSTAAIVVCGDMNKVLDGHGKEMWIQDCSAASENILLAATDLGLGAVWTGVYPAEDRVSTVKKVLNLPANLIPLNVIPVGYPAGDTTPKDKWKPENLHWNKW
- a CDS encoding HpaII family restriction endonuclease, with protein sequence MSFEATKREWSELYTFFRLLSDGQVYAGSPQVKKREDACLPIALIQREEHDGTRKYFIENEEIHIVGEKIDKVIPRETFGDVANAILAGMKASSEDLVTSPEGVEGFLDEVSIFDLEARTDDRTDFYLAFYHVDSPLVGFNVRSRMSAMNPILDGGRTANLKFEQTGIKFANPMINNVNALETPDVVVDRMLLIERLGGVLKYADVADKVFRYNLLMIDLHFPRMIAEMLRIMQIEGITKVSELVDCIKEINPLKIKEDLIVKNGFYEYKMKQFLMALALGMRPAKIYTGEDSAVSGILLVTGSGEVLCYQKSDKKVFEDFLYLNTRLEKGSTEKDKYGFMEKENGLVYFKLNLKIGLTKR
- a CDS encoding alpha-amylase family protein, whose product is MENKRNKIIIYQIFSRLFGNNNDHCIKNGSIEENGCGKFSDFTDKALSEIKKLGITHIWYTGIIEHATKTDYSKFNIHPDHPAVVKGKAGSPYAIKDYYDVDPDLADDVSNRIKEFEALVKRTHQANLKFIIDFVPNHVARQYHSDAMPKHVQNLGEKDNTENAFSPYNNFYYIPQTVFSGQFDLKDGAPKAYYEFPAKATGNDKFDAYPGINDWYETIKLNYGIDYANGGTKHFYPVPDTWIKMLDILMFWSSKGIDGFRCDMAEMVPVEFWKWAIAQVRYKYPSIIFIAEVYNPWEYHNYLFNGGFNYLYDKVGLYETVRDVTCGYKSASDITRCWQNLGGIEKQMLNFMENHDEQRLASSFLAGDGFKGIPAMIVAACMNTNPVMIYFGQELGEHGMDEEGFSGKDGRTTIFDYWSIETIRNWRNNDKFDGELLTNKQKQLQAFYSKLLNLCNQEKAIYQGQFFDLMYVNFGKPDFNVHKQYVFFRKQDNELLLIIANFDKKASKVSVNIPSHAFDFLQIPQKDTYIANELLSGKEEKLSLLPYQPTETFVDGMSGKILKFIL
- a CDS encoding patatin-like phospholipase family protein, with amino-acid sequence MAEYNNFQTNKPHRIGYALSGGFIKGFAHLGVMQALLEHDIKPDIISGVSAGSLAGVFYADGYEPYQAVEKFNGYKFMDLTSWALTINGFFKLDDFKDFLNTNLKHKRLEDMEIPIVITATDLDHGKSVQFRKGNIAELVAASCCMPVMFAPVNIDGINYVDGGVLKNLPVSTIRKECEKVIAINVSPLIAGKYKMNIVNIALRSYHFMFRANTFPDRENSDLLIEPYGLKGYSNRELEKADEIFKQGYAVGNEVLNKFIQEKGTIWKTKEIK
- the fabD gene encoding ACP S-malonyltransferase, producing MKAFVFPGQGAQFVGMGKDLYESSALAKELFEKANDILGYRITDIMFEGTDEDLRQTKVTQPAVFLHSVISALCKNDDTKPEMTAGHSLGEFSALVVAGALSFEDGVKLVYARAMAMQKACEAAPSTMAAIIALADEKVEEICASIEGEVCVAANYNCPGQIVISGSIAGIEKACELMKAAGAKRALPLKVGGAFHSPLMNPAKVELAAAINSTDFHTPTCPVYQNVNALPQTDPAQIKENLIAQLTAPVRWTQTVKNMVADGATDFTECGPGAVLQGLIKKIEPTVNAHGLA
- a CDS encoding RNA-binding protein; this translates as MNIYIGNLNYKVKESDLSQVLEEYGTVNSVKLIIDRETRRSKGFAFAEMPDQAEAENVIKELNGAEFEGRQMVVKEALPKA
- a CDS encoding RNA-binding protein; the encoded protein is MNIYIGNLSYKVKESDLNQVLEEYGTVNSVKLIIDRDTRRSKGFAFAEMENQAEAENVIKELNGAEYEGRQMVVKEALPRA